Part of the Panicum virgatum strain AP13 chromosome 4N, P.virgatum_v5, whole genome shotgun sequence genome is shown below.
ACTTATCTATGTGTCATAAAAAAATACAAGGAAAAGCTGCGATCTTTGCAACGAGATAGGAGCAACAAACAGATCAAAGATCAAGCTAGTAGGTGTGTGCCACAGTATTGAATCCTTAAACCGTTTAATGTGTTTATGGGTAGATGATACAATCAATACCATCTGGCCATATGGTGAATACTCAGTACTGATGACATGCTTTATTCTGtcaatttatatatttttattccCACAGGATGGCTACAAACCCTAGCCTAGTTTCTTGGGCCTAATCTCAATGCCTTGCACAATAAGACCTCTCTTCGAAGTAGGTGATGTCTGCAGTAGGCTAAAGCGCACCTCACCATCATCACTAACCTTGTTGTAGAACACACCCATCTCCAACTCCATCCAACCATCAGCCCTTTCCTGAGGGAGCACCGGGTTTCTACCATGCCCACGCCGGTAGCTCTTGTATTCTCGCGTCAAGCGCATTGTGACCCAACGATTCACATGCCTGCCTTTATAGCTTTGGAGGCAGACTTTGCGAATTATTTTCTTTCCTGCAACTGTGTCTATTGATGCCTTCTGGGGTGGATAATCCAGCCCATAGGATTCAACAGGTGTCTTGAACACAATGTAAACTGCATAAGCTGTGTCTCGAGATAGCATTTTGCTGTGTATCTTGCCCCGTATTTCAAACCAGCAAACATTCAAGAGTTGAGCAACTTTGAACCTGTGGCAGATTAACAACGGACAAAATTTCTAAGAAACCAATAGAGCAAGGATGGTGCCTATGCAAACTTGGCCTATGCACCATCCATACTGCTGCCACTACAAGTAAGAACAGACAGTACACACCCAAAATGCTACCCAGTCAATACATACATAGCTCTGCAGCCAACCTTTTAATAATCAGCTTTTTCTATCTACTAGTAGATCTATAAAAGCCCCATGCCCTAgaacttgaaatttttcaaaatccTCAAAAACTTGGTATACATCAATAGAAAATATAACAAGTAACTTCCGAAACTTGGCATAAATCCTAAACCCTAGTCCAATGATCTATGGACATTCCTGCTCTCTGACTATGAGAACAGACAGTGGCCTTGTTTTGGCTCCTTGGGCTAAAAAAATAGCCCcagggaatcttgctatttaggagtattaaacTTAAATTACTGACAAAAACCAATTTCATAACTCCTAGGCTGTTTTACAAGACAAATCTAACGAGGTATgctaatccatgattagcggatgattactgtagcatcatatTAACAAATTATGGATCAATTAAGTTCactaaattcgtctcgcaaaataGCCTAGGAGTTATgaaatgagttttgtcagtaatctatatttagtactcctaaatagcaagattccctaAGACTGACCTCACTAGACTACCGCGGAGTCCATGCCTCCGCACACGTGGCCCGCCTTCCGCACACGTGGCCTGGCCCCGGCAGCCTCCGCGTCCGCCCGCAGCCTCCGTGTCCGCCGTCTCGAAGCCTCCGCGGTAGTCTAGTGAGGTCAGCCTAAGGCTATTTTTTAGCCCAACTGCCCAAGGAGCCAAACAAGGCCAGTGACTACCCACAGTAAATACATTCACTACTCTGAAAGTCTGAAGCCAACTCCATCAGTTATACACACCAAGTCTCTAATCCAAATTGCAAGCCAAAACCACCAACAGCAACAGGGTGAATTTTGTAGTGCAGGACATATATGCTCGAACAATACGAGTGAGAATTGGAAGCCAGATACAGAAGAAACTGGTTGTGCCATGCGAACCTGGAGTCGGGGAGATCCATCCAGCGCCAGTAGCACGGCGTGTCGCCCCACGAGATGTGCAGGCCCCTCGCTAGCAGCATGTAGCACTTGGCGCCGCTACCCCTGTCCAACCACATGGTCTGAACGCAACAACAAGATGGTTCGCTGATCAGATCAATCGAAGAACATGATCTTGTTCGCCGATCAGATCAATCGAAGAACATGATTATTACTGCTACTTGCGCCGTGCTGGGGGGTACCTTGAGGCCATGGGCGAGTAGAGGATTTTTGGGGACCGGCCGTATCCTGAGCCCATCGGCGAGTAGAACGCGGAGACGGCGGTCGGAGAGGCGAAGGAACAGGTCCTTCTtggacggcggggcggggccggcgagcTCCCCGGCAGCGATCGGTGGGAGGTCCCGGAGGACGAAGCGGGCCCACACGGCGTCGGATCCGGCGGCGTCGCGGAAGGCGCGAgagaccgcggcggcgcggcaggcgccCCTCGACGTGGTAAGGGCGAGCGCCGCCGAGAGGAGGTCCTCCGGCAGGCGCGCGATCTCGGAGGTGTCGGGCGCCGACCCATCGAGTAACTTCTCCGCGCGGACTGTCTTCTCTGCCGTATTTGGGAATTGGATTCTGCGAGCGACACGGGGATTGCTGCTACGGATCGCAAGATAAATTGATTCACTGCGGGTGGGgatgattttctttttctttttataagcCTCTCATGATCTGGGAAACGAACACACATCCATCCTACCCGCCTACTCGCGTGTACAACCAGAGCAATCAGAAAACCGTGTTCTTCTACAACTACACACAGATCAGAACACCGTGTTCTTCTAGAGATCAATCACCGGGATTATTCATAGCTCTGTAGACGATGAGCGCGTCCTTCTAGAGgagaaatttgaatttttgacacTTTGTTCATATAGCTTCGCAAGTTTGACAATTTCAATATTGACTTCGCAAAATTGACACTTTTCTTATGAACAACTTGATTTCCTAGACATTATCATTGTTTTAATAGATTTTACTTTCTTTTCTCATTAAAAGCATGGTtccgctaggcgctaggcggtAGGCGGATTCTAGGCGCCGACCCTCAGCCTAGAGCTCAGACGGGAGTAATCGCGCCTAGGCGTTGCTAGTCGTTTTTCTAGACGATGAATAATACATGTATAAATACTTAAAAAAACGAAAAAAAGGAGATGAGTggtcatgaaaaaaaagagaaaaaggctcATTTGAAGGTCCATTTGAAGGCCCAACTAAACCCTCaaccctctctctccccatcTCCCCCATCCTCTGCCTCTCCCGCATCTCACCCGACGCCACTGCatacgcccgcgcccgccgccgcccgcacaagCCCATGTAAGGGCCCGCTGCCGCCCGTAGCTCCTCCTACACCACCGGCGACCTCCGCCggacgcccgccgccgcccgcacaagCCCGTGTgagcgctcgccgccgcccgcagctcctcctcccccaccggTGACCTCCGCCGGATGCTCCTCCACccccgtcggcgccgccgacgagctgcCGATGACTATGGGTCTGCCTACCCCCATAGGCGAAGCGCTGACTCTTCGACTCGCGATTAGGCGCGCGGAATCGCGCCTAGGCGAGCGCCTAGCGGAACAGGGATTAAAAGGCTAAGTAAGTCATGAAGAGCACACGAGTATGTCATGAAGATCATATCAAGTCTACTTGGTTAATGTCTCTCTTTCTTGGTCATCCTAGTTTAGTTGATACGTGCAGGGCAAATTTGGTAGCCTACGTTACGAGGTACAGCCATATTctctccgtcccaaattataagtcgtttTAGCTTTCATAGACTTTATAATGTATCCTGACATAAATATATATgcagatacatagcaaaaactatatatCTAGAATAGAAAAgttaaaacgactaataattttgGATGGAAGGAGTAGGTTACAATCAGGGGCGGATCCGGCGGTGGGTCAGGGGGGCTTGAGCCTCCCCTACCGCCGCTGGAGCCATGGAGCCCCCCTGGAGCCCCTCCATGGATTTTTGATGCTGGATGGAAGCTCTAGGGGAGGCTGGAGGTTGATGATGACTCCGGGTTGAGttggtgttatcgccataaattaacagggttaatttatgggccgaaagcaagatgtgcttaaagcagaagattaaggaaggcttgtaaatcggctcctgcgtgagcatatgggccacattggccgtgtatccttagatttagtttaaggttagagatagagtccaattggacaagattagtttagattgtttcccaagtctccggactataaatatgtatcctttgttattcatgaaggagaacgtcatcacgtctcgcaaacaacaactctcggcgcatcgccacccctaattctagggtttcatccaagtaagtgccatgctgccctgatcgcttcttgcgatcagggcagcgtagttcttgctcttaccttggtattactcgtactgaagcgttttttatggcgagtaatactagttatcctgatgttcgtacaTGGCTTTTTGTAGATCTATTATGcttcattgcttatcatctacgaatatcacgttgtttctgtgctgtcacgtttcaatcttatgctagttcttgttgcatagaactAGTCGCACAGAAGCAATattctgcttcttttatgtttagtagatctgatctgttatggtttgctcttattttaggagttggcgtaatatcttctaggttaggccttgcaaacggattggacgatccggtggcgtagtagatgctttatcttgaccttgatagggattgttccgggaatcggctcttgctagttcttaggactctgttttgggttatggtctagttgtctgttacgttcattaggcctagttacgtgtaggatgttccgatctagcagtgaagcttttaccatcatgGATTAgatcagctagatttaattgaagcagctttacaattATCCACTTTATTCATCGACATCTGGATGGTtatagatccaatctgacaccgggactcgatcggctctttaaagcggatgcaagagtcgtcccggggagccgaccacggctcggatttACGTTTAcatgtgtctttgtatgcaggaaactgttcggagcacgtctacaccctccagatcgggtataggtcaggtggcacgcccggtttcccacaaaacctccgggcgcgtgacggattTGCGGGCCGTcaatgagggagcagtgcctgccagcgccccagcaacctcccggctcttcgtgttgcccgtcgctgctcgccggtgggtttcgaccgacaacacattctggcacgctcggtgggaccactcttctcggcaacaacgtccactgcaacaatgaccggagctcaagatcaagaacctgcccccaagcccgtcacgtatgaagagctctctcccgaacacaagaagaagaatgatgagatcaaagctctgctggaagccgatctcatcggctcttttgagaggacccgcaaccatggcatcaggtggaaggggttctcgcctgaaggcgctctcgacaacgtggacctgtctgtaccatcagaggagcgcaccaggaccctgcgtcaggagatgaactacatggtggaccatgcacttcatcggcactctcagagcttgatgaacgagcttgagcgcatggcgcaatgcgtcatccaggagataatcaagaaccagtactctccatcgggatcaaccctggggagtcacacagaggaagctgcactacATTCTAGaccgcaactgccattctcatttgcagctcccagaccacagaactcgccgatctacgtcgtccacaagatcagcggtgatcctggagaaggccagttcctcaccgagccacccaaggaaaTTCCGCACGGTTACACGTGAGCCTACATctctgacagcgtcagtccagcacgctcggtgcagatggcgaacctaggagcttctggagtagacgcagagaaacaagcgtggctggcaaagtacgctactaggccgagtgctgagccatcggccccaggagttcttagtgtggagcaagtcagtgcaatactgagagaccagttcggcatcctgcccaagaggaaggcgatcggctattccaagccgtatccaagcgactatgacttgatcccactgccacccaagtatcggcttcctgagttcaccaagttcaacgggtcagaaggagccagctccatagagcattgagccgatacttaacgcagcttgggatgatctcagtgtcggatccattgagggtccggttcttcggccaatcccttacaggcccagcttttggatggtatgcatcactggccccagattcgatccgaacttggaggcagctcgaAGATCAATttcatacccagtaccactcggaggctgctgaagctggaattgccgacctcgctcaagtcaggcagaagcgaggagagaccgtgtcagaatacatacagcgcttcagggaggtcaagaaccgatgctactcgtcgcgcatcacagagaaggaggcagtcgatctggctgtcctgggacttgctaagccgatcaaggatgcggcttttcagttggagttcacgtctctggctcacctggtgcagaagcttacagcatacgagcattatcatccCGAGCTGTACCAAGACAAGTTTAAGCGCCATGTAAACGTGGTCCAGATGGatgaatctgacgactctggcgaggagcaggaagtggccgtggcagagtggactcgggggggcaaaccctgtcccgtgcaagtgggtcaaacagcagggactCGTGAAGGACTTCGACTTCGATGTGacaaaagcagagcagatatttgatttgctcctcaaggaaaaacagctgaagctcccagagaaccacaagctaccgacgccacaagagctgcagggaagactgtactacaaatggcaccactcgttcactcatgccacgggtgaatggaaggagctgcgtcgacagatccaatcggctatcgaacaaggccgattaatcctggctcaacacacaataaaggttgacacgaagcccttcccacaggTTAATgttgtggagctgtcagacttcggatccgagggccaggatctagcattccagatcaacatggtgggacctgtgcgccgccatgacaagcagaagagagaggccgcttctggcaaacggccgcaggatgaacgcGAGTTGCAGCAgcaacatgtgactgaagagcaagtacgtcatatccgcaaccagctcccagcttctaatcggctcctggaaaaataccagtaccagtacaagctgcgccgccgacgcgaatcggaagaagacgagtacgagcaccgcacggGAAGGACgttgggaaggcgccaggctatacgcgaccattggcattgcccgttcttcaggtattgctggaactccggcatgagccgattgcctactatagatgattacttggagtgcaggcctcgagggcgCCACCGGGatgagacgtcggtgttccggcgcttggggcccagaacacgtcaagaCAATCATGTGAGGCAACCATCCAGGGGTGATtctgagccagaagaagaagacaggtgccatcgcccacggtggtgtcctgacgggctgaATCGCTCGCAGAAACGCAGAGTGCAGCGTTTGCGCAAcctagaagaggcagaagccaagtacctcgacgtgctgagaaAGGCGCgtctggatctcgcggagcaaatcAGGCGACCGCAAAGGGAGGAGAGGTGCCctccaaggaaggagtggtgccccaagaaggcaaaagccgatgagaggccatcggctgacgtgaatatggtgttcgtgctcccatcggagtttcgggcaccccaaccggaagaattggctatcgcgcagctggatctcggcccgcggccaatcatcttcgagaagcccaaggagaaaatctacaagcacctgaagggattgtatctcaagggcctcatcaacggcaagcctgtgaacaggatgttggtcgacactggcgctgcagtcaacttgatgccgtactctgtgctgcgccgattgggtcgttcttctgctgatctgatcaagaccaacgtgatgctcaatgacttcaacggacaaccgtcagaagcaatgggggttcttaacgtggagctgacagttggccgcaagacgatcccgacttcgttcttcatcgtcaacagcaagagtacatatacggtattgcttgggagggattggatccacgccaactgctgtatcccttccacaatgcatcagtatctcgtccaataggatggcgatgaagtggaggtagtCCAGGCAGATGATTCCAGTGAAGTTTccctcgcagacatgaacgcgtgggatacggaaggacaagagccgatctcagggatcgccctggaagactgtgatcggatcgaggcgacaaaaaacggactgaggctggtcttatccactggcctcacagagtaaacgcatcctggcatgccacgggatgtaatagaaatagagaggctggtcccggcgaccggccccaaaaaataggaaaatcctgtttgggttcggaattgtCACATcctgtacacacgatggcctgctctcgcagttggccactcatcgactatttgatttcgaatgataatggaggTGAAGAAGCAGCCAGCCcacgcggttggccaaataatttttcttgtcatctccctgtgtttgctgccgatcttgtagacaatgaagactcgcctgcgttcgcagctggtttttcagatgacggcaaactaggatacgggttcacgtcagctgacgatttggaagaagttgacattggtcctggggataagccacggccgatatttatcagcaagaagttggatccggtcttgcatgaggagatgattgcattagTGAAAGAGTATcgggattgttttgcatgggactacactgaaatgcccggtctggatagaggcatcgtcgagcatcggctcccgctcaagaagggatttcggccgtttcagcaaccagcacgtcagatgaaggccgaagtcctagaggaagtcaagaaagaaatagagaagatgttggatgctgggttcatcaggccgtgccggtatgcagaatggatttccagtgtggtgccggtgcaaaagaaggatggccgatggcgtgtctgcgtcgattttagagatctcaacagagcaactccgaaggatgaatacccgatgcctgttgcagagacactaatcaacgccgctgctggccacaaaatgatgagtttcatggacggtaatgccggttacaaccagatcttcatagccccagaggacgtgaacaagaccgcgtttagAGTGCCAGGCGCAGTTGGCTTATtagagtacttggttatgacctttggactgaagaatgccggtgcaacgtaccaacgtgccatgaattacatttttcatgatctcatcggcagattggtagaaatctacattgacgatgttgtggtcaagtccaaatcggctgggggcatctagaagatctgcacCAAGTTTTAGAAcgaactcgaaggtttgggctcaaaatgaacccaaagaagtgtgccttcggtgtatcggccggtcaatttctgggattcctggtgcatgaacgaggaatcgagatcggcctaaagagtcaagaagctgtgaagatgatgaaaccacctactacaaagaaagaattgcagaagctcatcgaagcatgacggccaggagagggtggttttctacctcagcagacgtatgttagacgccgagaccaggtaccctgaaatcgagaagctttgcctttgcttatactttacatgcacaaagcttcgtcatattttgctctcggaggaaacaattgttatatgcaaatcggatgtcataaagcacatgttgtcggctcctgttctgaaaggccgacttggaaaatggatgtttgcattgtcagaattcgatatctgatatcagcctgcaaaagcagtcaagggacaagcactggcggatcttgttgcggacaggatcagcactgatattgctgcggtatttattcgtgcttgggctatgttctttgatggatcggcttgtgatgatgggtgaggtgtgggaattctgttggtctcgcctcgtggggcgacatattccttttccatcaggatgactgccccatgtaccaataatttggtggaatatgaagccgttcgcaaagggatggaactactccttgaagctggagcagaagcggtggaaatttttggggattcaaagttggtgatttctcagctcacggaggaatatagatgtgagagcgagactcttttcccaatatgggtgcaatgccgtgagttgatgtcacaatttaggtacgtcaatttccactggatacgcaggactctgaacaatgaagccaatgatttggcacagatggcttccgggtacagggaagcagccgatggagtcgacgtggaggttcagtttcttgaacccggagactggagagccgatatcttcaattacttgaaggattcggctcggggggcacccagaaggataagactcaaggccatgaagtatgttctgataggggatgacatgttctacaggaccttggaaggactactgctcaaatgtctggggtcttcagagtcaaatcggctcttgcatgaggttcatgagggagcctgcggtactcaccaatcggctcataagatgaaatggctgattaggcgatcgggttattactggcccactatgcttgaagattgtttcaaatattacaagggatgtcaagcatgtcagagatttggcaaaattcagatagtgccagcatcagtgatgaatcctatcatcaaaccctggccattcaaaggttggggcatggacatgattggacagatcaacccatCGTCTAGCAAGgatcaccaatgggtcttagctgccacggattatttcacaaagtgggtagaggcagtgcccatgaggtcggtagcatcgaaagatgtgatcagctttgtcaaagaacatatcatccacagatttgggatccctcagaccattacgaccgatggaggatcggtctttatatcagaggagttcagaaagtttgccgatgacatgggaattaagctgatcagatcatctccgtattatgcccaagccaacggacaggctgaagcatccaaccagagccttatcaagctcataaagagaaagatcgatgaatatcctaggcgctggcatgaggtgttatcagaagctttgtgggcatatcgtatttcgtgtcatgggtccaccaagacgtcgccgtaccatcttgtctacggccaggatgctgtgctaccatgggaaatcacaactggatcaaggcgtgttgagtttcagaatgatctatctgccgaacagtatgcagccttgatgaacgataatgtg
Proteins encoded:
- the LOC120668422 gene encoding F-box protein PP2-B11-like isoform X1, which encodes MCVRFPDHERLIKRKRKSSPPAVNQFILRSVAAIPVSLAESNSQIRQRRQSARRSYSMGRRPTPPRSRACRRTSSRRRSPLPRRGAPAAPPRSLAPSATPPDPTPCGPASSSGTSHRSLPGSSPAPPRRPRRTCSFASPTAVSAFYSPMGSGYGRSPKILYSPMASRGSGAKCYMLLARGLHISWGDTPCYWRWMDLPDSRFKVAQLLNVCWFEIRGKIHSKMLSRDTAYAVYIVFKTPVESYGLDYPPQKASIDTVAGKKIIRKVCLQSYKGRHVNRWVTMRLTREYKSYRRGHGRNPVLPQERADGWMELEMGVFYNKVSDDGEVRFSLLQTSPTSKRGLIVQGIEIRPKKLG
- the LOC120668422 gene encoding F-box protein PP2-B10-like isoform X2 — its product is MWLDRGSGAKCYMLLARGLHISWGDTPCYWRWMDLPDSRFKVAQLLNVCWFEIRGKIHSKMLSRDTAYAVYIVFKTPVESYGLDYPPQKASIDTVAGKKIIRKVCLQSYKGRHVNRWVTMRLTREYKSYRRGHGRNPVLPQERADGWMELEMGVFYNKVSDDGEVRFSLLQTSPTSKRGLIVQGIEIRPKKLG